The Desulfitobacterium chlororespirans DSM 11544 sequence GGATAAAGAGCCCTACAAAGCGGCCAATTATATTAATAAAGACATTTATTATCTGGAGATGAAATCAGTAAACGATCCGGAACCAACAACCTGGAGCACCTATGTCTTCAACGAAGATGCTTATACCAGTGCTGAAGCGGCTAAAAAGGCCGTTGTTAAGGTATACGCGGAGAATCATCCCACCTTAAGCCTCCTGGGCAAGCCTCTGGCTGAAGTCGAAAAAATCACCAAAGTTGAATCCATAAAAGCGCCTGTAGAGACTAAAGACGAGGAAACCACTGAGGTCACTCAGATTGCTCTTGACAATATTCTAATTCTCTTCGACAAAGACTCTATTTCCTCAGAGATCTTCCTTGAGGGTCAGCAGGAAATCTTAGGCGTAAAAATCGGCGAACCCTTTAACGAGATCAGCGACAAGCTGGGCATGCCCGATAGCTTCGGCCAAGATCCGGAGTTCGAGAATATCTACACCATGCGCTACCTTTTCGATGGTTTTCAAATCGAGTTCTACGGTGAGAATAAGGACGCCAATACTGTAAGTGCTCTGATTAAAAAACGGATTTAACCTTACTGTGGGCTCTCCGGCCCGCAGTTTTTATTATGAATGAATTTATTATGAATGAAAAAAGCAGCTGCCTGATGAACTTTGCCGTTCATTGCGCAGCTGCCCTAATTTTGCTCAAATACTTAAAAGTAAAATGATAATCGATAGCAAACTAAAGCATACACTCATTAAGCTGATAAAAGCTACCGTCTGTTTGGGATTAAGACCTGAAGAAATCAAGCGGTGATGAATTTGGGTTGCATCTGCCTTGTAAATGGATTCTCCACGGGAAAATCGCTTCAATACCACAATAATATTATCAAAAATCGGTACGCCAAGAGCCAGCACAGGAATACTCAAAGATACCAGGGTAGCTTGTTTAAAGGCACCGCTTAAAGCGACGATGGCCAGAATGAACCCCAGAAAATTTGCTCCCGAATCACCCATAAAGATTCTGGCCGGGTGCCGGTTATATCTTAAAAAGCCCAGGGCCGCCCCCACCAGCAGCGCCGAAAGCAAAGCCGAATCACTTTGTCCTTTTGCCAAAGCGGCCACATAGAGTGTCGCACCGGCGATAGAAGACAGCATCCCGGCAAGACCGTCAATGCCATCGGACCAATTGATAACCGTAGTAACTCCTACAATCCACATGATACTTAAAATAAGCTGAATGGCATAAGGCAAGACAATATATTGCTGTGTAAAGGGATTGGTAAAGCCATAGAAGACAATCCCGGAAGAAAACACGATCCATGCCGCGAGAATATGAACCATGAGTCTGGGCAAGGCCGGAAACTCCTTGCCCAGAGTTTTATACCAGTCGTCAATCAGCCCAATTCCTAAAACGAGAAGAGAAGCGATAATGATAGCCATCGACTGGTAATTTAACGGTCTTACGAAAACTAAGTAGCCGATCATAAAGCCTAAGAAAATTCCAACTCCGCCGAGTAAAGGAATGGGGTGTTTATGCTTTTTTCTTTCCGTCGGTTTATCAACAAAGTCCCATTTCACGGCGAGCTTTTCCAATAGAGGTATACTTATAAAAACAATTAAGAACACGAAAAAAAAGGGGAAAATAAACTCCATCAAAAGTACTGCCCTCCCTCATGTCACCTTAAGCAATACACAATTTATCCTCGATTTTTGTTACTTTTTGGTTACTATAGATCTTTATTACTATGGATCTTTTTTATTATAGCACTTTATCCACTAAAAGCGAACCAAGCCTTAGTTCCATGTCCTTGTAGGTTGAGATTTCCCGACCTCTCCTCACAAGGAAAAGGTTTTGCTCAGCACTGCAAATTCTTCCTTGTAATAGGCCGGCCCCGCCATTTATGATAAAAGAGGTATATTGTGTAAAAATGTATTATAGGAGGTTTCCTGCATGTTGCACACAAACGGAGAGCAGTTGCTTAAGGAATTCGCCGACCATGCCTACCCCCGTCAGGTGGCAGAAGTTATCCCCGGTGGTGTTTATCATGTGATAGGCTATGGGCACAGCAATGCCGGCTTTATCATCGCCGAAAATTCCGTCATTCTTATTGATACTCTGGACAGCGATGAGCGGGCCCAAACCCTTAAATCCCTGATCGCTCAACATACCGATAAACCAGTTAAGACGATCATTTACACCCACGGTCATCCGGATCATCGCGGGGGTTCCGGTGCCTTCATGGACAGCAATCCGGAAATAATTGCCTTTGCTCCTTGCAAGCCTGTCCTAGGGCGAATGAACGCCCTCCAGGATGTGCTCAATCAGCGTGGCATTCGCCAGTTCGGCTACCAACTCAACAATGAGGAAGCCCTTACCCAAGGCCTCGGAATTCGGGAAGGCAAGGCCCAAGGGGAGGGGCAATATGCCATTATGCCGCCGACCACAGTCTATCAAGAGGACACCGTTCTTCGCTCTATAGACGGCATTGATCTGGAGCTGGCGGCCGCACCCGGTGAAGCCGACGATCAGATTCTGATCTGGCTCCCTGCACATAAAGTCCTCTTTTGCGGTGATAATTACTACGGCTGCTGGCCCAATCTCTACGCTATCCGCGGCAGTCAGTACCGGGATGTCAGCGCCTGGGTGGACACACTGGATAAACTCATCGCTTACCGGGCCCACTTTCTACTGCCCGGCCATACCCGCCCCATCGTCGGAGAAACCGCCGTTCAGGAAACCCTGACTAATTTCCGGGATGCCATTGATTATGTTCTTACGGAAA is a genomic window containing:
- a CDS encoding MraY family glycosyltransferase is translated as MEFIFPFFFVFLIVFISIPLLEKLAVKWDFVDKPTERKKHKHPIPLLGGVGIFLGFMIGYLVFVRPLNYQSMAIIIASLLVLGIGLIDDWYKTLGKEFPALPRLMVHILAAWIVFSSGIVFYGFTNPFTQQYIVLPYAIQLILSIMWIVGVTTVINWSDGIDGLAGMLSSIAGATLYVAALAKGQSDSALLSALLVGAALGFLRYNRHPARIFMGDSGANFLGFILAIVALSGAFKQATLVSLSIPVLALGVPIFDNIIVVLKRFSRGESIYKADATQIHHRLISSGLNPKQTVAFISLMSVCFSLLSIIILLLSI
- a CDS encoding alkyl/aryl-sulfatase, whose protein sequence is MLHTNGEQLLKEFADHAYPRQVAEVIPGGVYHVIGYGHSNAGFIIAENSVILIDTLDSDERAQTLKSLIAQHTDKPVKTIIYTHGHPDHRGGSGAFMDSNPEIIAFAPCKPVLGRMNALQDVLNQRGIRQFGYQLNNEEALTQGLGIREGKAQGEGQYAIMPPTTVYQEDTVLRSIDGIDLELAAAPGEADDQILIWLPAHKVLFCGDNYYGCWPNLYAIRGSQYRDVSAWVDTLDKLIAYRAHFLLPGHTRPIVGETAVQETLTNFRDAIDYVLTETLKGMNQGLTMDEVAEAVKLPEKWAKLPYLGEFYGTVSWSVRGIYAGYVGWFDGNPTHLNPLPPAVQAQKTVALMGGTETVLSAIRQALADQDYQWSIVLADLLLAMDCFHKQAKEYKVQGLVGLGHRETSANGRHYYLAYAKELLAE